The proteins below come from a single Oerskovia jenensis genomic window:
- a CDS encoding nitroreductase family protein, protein MTAPEELSILRALHSTPSRRYLSPDPVPDDVLEAILDAAIRGPSGGNRQQWAWIVVTDPAVKAKIAEWYREGWRAAYGQRRDDVLAAAAGGTGVSPATFRAVEHLALHLEEAPVWVFPVLRNAAGSTDPRLGASIYGAVQHLVLAARAYGIGTTLTSFHTGHEAEVAALLGLPADAATMGLIPLGYPERGRWSEPRRRPLAEVVHRERWEG, encoded by the coding sequence ATGACCGCACCCGAGGAACTGTCCATCCTTCGAGCCCTGCACTCGACGCCGTCCCGGCGCTACCTGTCGCCCGACCCCGTCCCCGACGACGTGCTGGAGGCGATCCTCGACGCCGCGATCCGTGGCCCGAGCGGGGGCAACCGGCAGCAGTGGGCCTGGATCGTCGTGACCGACCCCGCGGTCAAGGCGAAGATCGCCGAGTGGTACCGGGAGGGCTGGCGCGCGGCCTACGGGCAGCGTCGCGACGACGTGCTGGCCGCCGCGGCGGGCGGCACGGGCGTGAGCCCCGCGACGTTCCGCGCGGTCGAGCACCTCGCGCTCCACCTCGAGGAGGCCCCCGTGTGGGTGTTCCCCGTGCTGCGGAACGCGGCGGGATCGACCGACCCGCGGCTCGGCGCCTCGATCTACGGAGCCGTCCAGCACCTGGTCCTCGCGGCCCGCGCCTACGGGATCGGGACGACCCTCACGAGCTTCCACACGGGCCACGAGGCCGAGGTCGCCGCGCTCCTCGGCCTTCCGGCCGATGCCGCGACCATGGGGCTGATCCCGCTCGGCTACCCCGAGCGCGGCCGGTGGTCGGAGCCACGGCGCCGCCCCCTGGCCGAGGTGGTCCACCGCGAACGGTGGGAGGGCTGA
- a CDS encoding LLM class flavin-dependent oxidoreductase, whose product MSGRVLVAAHVDTGEADAAESLRERVVALEAAGAHLVTFAGGPGGEGLSAIEAASFAAAWTDRVGLVPVVDPVHGEPFHLSNQLSSLDRISRGRAGWWIEVVDDEAHARARSRTPVGDALGVEVAEVVQVVRLLWDSWDDGALVADQASGRFLDADRIHYVDFVGRRFSIKGPALLPRPPQGRVPVLAAAGWLDQEPADVAVLSGTLPRPGGQEQRTVVDVVVGPEPDGGDGAPGSDESDAVVERVRRLGGAVTAVRLVPTGPEGARRVVQDVIPALRAAGLVAPPPESGRTLRDLFGLPRPAGVFASARGSVSSTENESGTR is encoded by the coding sequence ATGAGCGGGAGAGTGCTGGTCGCGGCCCACGTCGACACCGGGGAGGCCGACGCGGCCGAGTCGTTGCGCGAGAGGGTGGTCGCGCTCGAAGCCGCGGGGGCGCACCTCGTCACGTTCGCCGGCGGCCCGGGCGGGGAGGGGCTGTCGGCGATCGAGGCGGCGTCGTTCGCCGCGGCCTGGACCGACCGGGTCGGGCTGGTCCCGGTCGTCGACCCGGTCCACGGCGAACCCTTCCACCTGTCCAACCAGCTCTCGAGCCTCGACCGGATCTCCCGTGGTCGGGCGGGCTGGTGGATCGAGGTCGTCGACGACGAGGCGCACGCCCGGGCCAGGTCCAGGACGCCGGTCGGCGACGCCCTCGGCGTGGAGGTCGCCGAGGTCGTGCAGGTCGTGCGGCTGCTCTGGGACTCGTGGGACGACGGCGCTCTCGTCGCCGACCAGGCGTCGGGGCGGTTCCTCGACGCCGACCGGATCCACTACGTCGACTTCGTCGGCCGACGCTTCTCGATCAAGGGGCCGGCCCTGCTGCCCCGCCCACCGCAGGGTCGGGTCCCCGTGCTCGCCGCCGCGGGGTGGCTCGACCAGGAGCCCGCCGACGTGGCCGTGCTGTCCGGGACGCTCCCGCGCCCTGGCGGGCAGGAGCAGCGGACCGTGGTCGACGTCGTCGTGGGCCCGGAGCCCGACGGGGGCGACGGGGCTCCCGGGAGCGACGAGAGCGACGCGGTCGTCGAGAGGGTGCGGCGGCTCGGGGGCGCCGTCACGGCGGTCCGGCTCGTCCCCACGGGACCCGAGGGTGCGCGCCGCGTCGTGCAGGACGTGATCCCCGCCCTGCGTGCGGCCGGGCTCGTGGCTCCGCCACCCGAGAGCGGGCGGACGCTGCGTGACCTGTTCGGGCTCCCGCGGCCCGCGGGAGTGTTCGCCTCGGCACGCGGCAGCGTGTCGTCCACCGAGAACGAGAGCGGGACCCGATGA
- a CDS encoding LLM class flavin-dependent oxidoreductase: protein MSAPRRELHLAGFFPFGPHYDWTAREDPEDYYDVESYAGLARSAERGLFSALFLGDSQRLREHLGRVNDTVVTGRPDQLVLFAHLAARTRHLGFVATLNTTFSDPVDLAARVATVDRLSGGRVGWNLVTTENAWTGANFRRGGYLPASERYRLAEEHLAVARRLWDAEQGAEVRHTGAHYDLVATSPLAPSAQGRPVLFQAGESDEGRDFAARHAEGIFSRYLDLDAATSFADDMRRRLVAHGRPAGALRIFPAASITLGDTEAEAREKAEWFHRRTWTDRMVLAVVEAVWGRDLSWLDPDGPLPDVDPVSAEQTRTHGVVNTRDRPLETAARWRKVVADEGLTVRQLVDRVTTSAAFVGTPGGVADRLAEYVRAGALDGINLTPQSVPDGFDDVVDRLVPELQSRGVYRTEYPGTTLRENLGLRSAVVQGARG, encoded by the coding sequence ATGAGCGCGCCGCGCCGTGAGCTGCACCTCGCGGGCTTCTTCCCGTTCGGTCCGCACTACGACTGGACCGCCCGCGAGGACCCGGAGGACTACTACGACGTCGAGTCGTACGCCGGCCTGGCGCGGTCGGCCGAGCGTGGGCTGTTCTCGGCCCTGTTCCTGGGTGACAGCCAGCGGCTGCGCGAGCACCTGGGCCGGGTGAACGACACCGTCGTCACGGGCCGACCGGACCAGCTCGTGCTCTTCGCGCACCTGGCCGCCCGGACCCGGCACCTGGGGTTCGTCGCGACGCTCAACACCACGTTCTCGGACCCGGTCGACCTGGCCGCGCGCGTCGCGACCGTGGACCGTCTCTCGGGCGGCCGTGTCGGGTGGAACCTCGTGACGACCGAGAACGCCTGGACGGGGGCCAACTTCCGTCGCGGCGGGTACCTGCCCGCCTCGGAGCGATACCGGCTCGCCGAGGAGCACCTCGCGGTCGCCCGACGCCTGTGGGACGCCGAGCAGGGCGCCGAGGTGCGGCACACGGGCGCGCACTACGACCTGGTCGCGACGTCCCCGCTGGCGCCCTCGGCCCAGGGCCGGCCGGTCCTGTTCCAGGCCGGTGAGTCCGACGAAGGGCGGGACTTCGCCGCCCGGCACGCCGAAGGGATCTTCTCGCGGTACCTCGACCTCGACGCCGCGACGTCGTTCGCCGACGACATGCGGCGTCGGCTCGTGGCGCACGGGCGGCCGGCGGGCGCCCTGCGGATCTTCCCTGCGGCGAGCATCACCCTGGGGGACACCGAGGCCGAGGCGCGTGAGAAGGCGGAGTGGTTCCACCGGCGGACGTGGACCGACCGCATGGTCCTCGCGGTCGTCGAGGCGGTCTGGGGTCGCGACCTGTCCTGGCTCGACCCCGACGGCCCACTGCCCGACGTCGACCCGGTCTCGGCCGAGCAGACCAGGACCCACGGCGTCGTCAACACCCGCGACCGGCCCCTCGAGACGGCCGCCCGCTGGCGGAAGGTCGTGGCCGACGAGGGGCTCACGGTCCGGCAGCTCGTCGACAGGGTCACGACCTCGGCCGCGTTCGTCGGGACGCCCGGGGGCGTGGCCGACCGGCTCGCCGAGTACGTCCGCGCAGGGGCCCTCGACGGCATCAACCTCACGCCGCAGTCGGTCCCCGACGGCTTCGACGACGTCGTGGACCGGCTCGTGCCCGAGCTCCAGTCGCGTGGGGTCTACCGCACGGAGTATCCCGGGACGACGTTGCGCGAGAACCTCGGGCTGCGCAGCGCGGTCGTGCAGGGGGCGCGTGGCTGA
- a CDS encoding nitroreductase/quinone reductase family protein has translation MPSLLQVVRSVVAPLTRTRSFRRVAPVVLPPVERFLARVSGGRWQISAILVPSLVLHTTGARSGEPRSTYLMYTPDGHGRAIVAGTSFARDRHPAWTYNLLAHPDASITVRGRDLRVRASLLESDDEREAAWELIQAQWPGYRAYERESGRVVRLFRLQPLA, from the coding sequence ATGCCCTCGCTGCTGCAGGTCGTCCGGTCCGTGGTCGCCCCGCTCACGCGCACGCGCTCCTTCCGCCGGGTCGCCCCGGTCGTGCTGCCGCCGGTCGAGCGGTTCCTCGCGCGCGTGTCGGGCGGGCGGTGGCAGATCAGCGCGATCCTCGTCCCGTCACTCGTCCTGCACACGACGGGCGCGCGGTCGGGCGAGCCGCGCAGCACCTACCTCATGTACACGCCCGACGGTCACGGTCGAGCGATCGTCGCGGGCACGTCGTTCGCGCGCGACCGCCACCCGGCGTGGACGTACAACCTGCTGGCGCACCCCGACGCCTCGATCACGGTGCGCGGCCGGGACCTGCGGGTCCGGGCGAGCCTGCTCGAGTCCGACGACGAGCGCGAGGCCGCGTGGGAACTGATCCAGGCGCAGTGGCCCGGGTACCGCGCGTACGAGCGCGAGTCGGGGCGCGTGGTCCGACTCTTCCGGCTCCAACCCCTCGCCTGA
- a CDS encoding M23 family metallopeptidase, translating into MTVTLALPFRGRWLVQNSPARRVPSHGVDLLGQRYAIDFVGVDSRHRTAAVRDWRTVLATEPPERFVAFGRPVLAPAAGVVVQVHDGEDDHAARRSQVSLVPYALGAAARLRQGVHAVAGNHVTIALPGSVALVSVVHLRRGSLLVRVGDEVRVGQPLAECGNSGNSTQPHVHLQVTDSADLTVARGVPITFRDFREWPRGRGEPLDRVTGLPDERSVVEPLG; encoded by the coding sequence ATGACCGTGACGCTCGCGCTGCCGTTCCGTGGGCGTTGGCTCGTGCAGAACAGTCCTGCGCGCCGGGTCCCGAGCCACGGCGTCGACCTCCTGGGCCAGCGGTATGCGATCGACTTCGTGGGCGTCGACTCCCGGCACCGCACGGCCGCGGTCCGCGACTGGCGCACGGTCCTCGCGACCGAACCCCCCGAACGTTTCGTCGCGTTCGGTCGCCCGGTCCTCGCGCCCGCGGCCGGCGTCGTCGTCCAGGTGCACGACGGCGAGGACGACCACGCCGCCCGGCGCTCCCAGGTGTCCCTCGTGCCCTACGCGCTCGGGGCCGCGGCGCGGCTGCGGCAGGGCGTGCACGCCGTGGCCGGGAACCACGTGACCATCGCGCTGCCGGGGTCCGTGGCCCTCGTGTCGGTCGTGCACCTGCGGCGCGGGTCCTTGCTGGTCCGGGTCGGCGACGAGGTGCGGGTCGGGCAGCCGCTCGCCGAGTGCGGGAACTCCGGGAACTCGACCCAGCCGCACGTGCACCTGCAGGTCACCGACAGCGCCGACCTCACGGTCGCCCGCGGCGTGCCGATCACGTTCCGCGACTTCCGCGAGTGGCCGCGCGGGCGGGGCGAGCCCCTCGACCGGGTGACGGGGCTGCCCGACGAACGCTCCGTCGTCGAACCGCTGGGGTGA
- a CDS encoding alpha/beta fold hydrolase → MGYITSGSENTTPVELYYEDHGTGRTVVLIHGYPLDGHSWERQTRTLLDAGYRVVTYDRRGFGRSSKVGTGYDYDTFAADLHAVLEALDLRDVALVGFSMGTGELARYVANHGHERVAKLAFLASLEPFLVQRDDNPTGVPQEVFDGIVETARADRFAWFTQFYADFYNLDENLGTRISQEAVTASWNTATGSAPVAAYAVVPTWIEDFRADVAAVRASGKPALILHGTADRILPIDSTGRPFHAAFPEADYVEVDGAPHGLLWTHAEEVDRALLAFLA, encoded by the coding sequence ATGGGCTACATCACCTCCGGCAGCGAGAACACCACCCCGGTCGAGCTGTACTACGAGGACCACGGCACCGGACGGACCGTCGTGCTCATCCACGGCTACCCCCTCGACGGGCACAGCTGGGAACGTCAGACGCGTACCCTGCTCGACGCCGGGTACCGCGTGGTGACGTACGACCGTCGGGGCTTCGGCCGGTCCAGCAAGGTCGGGACGGGCTACGACTACGACACGTTCGCGGCCGACCTGCACGCCGTCCTCGAAGCGCTCGACCTGCGCGACGTCGCCCTCGTGGGCTTCTCGATGGGCACGGGCGAGCTGGCCCGGTACGTCGCGAACCACGGCCACGAGCGCGTCGCGAAGCTCGCGTTCCTCGCCTCGCTCGAACCTTTCCTCGTCCAGCGCGACGACAACCCGACGGGTGTCCCGCAGGAGGTCTTCGACGGGATCGTCGAGACGGCCCGCGCCGACCGCTTCGCCTGGTTCACGCAGTTCTACGCCGACTTCTACAACCTCGACGAGAACCTCGGGACACGCATCTCGCAGGAGGCCGTGACGGCGAGCTGGAACACCGCCACGGGGTCGGCCCCCGTCGCCGCCTACGCCGTGGTCCCGACCTGGATCGAGGACTTCCGCGCCGACGTCGCGGCGGTGAGGGCGAGCGGCAAGCCCGCCCTGATCCTGCACGGCACGGCCGACCGGATCCTGCCGATCGACTCGACGGGCCGTCCGTTCCACGCGGCGTTCCCCGAGGCCGACTACGTCGAGGTCGACGGCGCCCCCCACGGCCTGCTCTGGACCCACGCGGAGGAGGTCGACCGGGCACTGCTCGCGTTCCTCGCGTAG
- a CDS encoding DoxX family protein, with protein sequence MSTLLTADPPPDTVARRIGRIALGLSLVFAGIGHLTFSREEFQAQVPDWFPVNEDVTVLASGAVEIALGSSLVVLSRRRVAVGLVAAAFFVVIFPGNVGQWLEHKDGFGLDTDAKRLGRLFFQPLLVAWALWSTGAFRALRQARHQD encoded by the coding sequence ATGAGCACCCTCCTGACCGCCGACCCACCGCCCGACACCGTGGCCCGCCGGATCGGGCGCATCGCGCTCGGGCTGAGCCTCGTCTTCGCGGGGATCGGTCACCTGACCTTCTCGCGCGAGGAGTTCCAGGCCCAGGTGCCCGACTGGTTCCCCGTGAACGAGGACGTCACGGTCCTCGCGTCGGGCGCGGTCGAGATCGCGCTCGGCTCCTCTCTCGTCGTCCTCTCGCGACGGCGGGTCGCGGTGGGGCTGGTCGCGGCCGCGTTCTTCGTCGTGATCTTCCCGGGGAACGTCGGGCAGTGGCTCGAGCACAAGGACGGGTTCGGGCTCGACACCGACGCCAAGCGGCTCGGGCGGCTCTTCTTCCAGCCCTTGCTCGTCGCGTGGGCGCTGTGGTCGACGGGCGCGTTCCGCGCACTGCGGCAGGCACGGCACCAGGACTGA
- a CDS encoding alpha/beta hydrolase, with translation MSTPNVRTEAGPGQPDDEGRRSRSGLVGLLLLALLGVVLVVAPVWVVATTGDAVRHQHWALTAVLVASAVAGVLLLLVTVVQARRPARRPERSRSRRVLRGISLGAGLTVLVALAAAVVWLRPFPATTPALAALESDDSVEVLDEAGWIAFVPRDGEATTGLVYSPGARVDVRATAAVLRPLAEAGYLVVALKEPLGIAFTSPNQSASAMAAFDEVDTWAVGGHSLGGVVAASFAAAHDDEVDGLLLHASYPAADMSAADVEVTSVWGSRDGLTTPDKIEASRADLPVTAELVEIPGAVHAFFADYGAQPGDGEPTTSRAEAQAQIVEASIGALDRLAASRP, from the coding sequence ATGAGCACGCCGAACGTCCGGACGGAAGCCGGACCCGGACAGCCGGACGACGAGGGCCGCAGGTCGCGGAGCGGGCTGGTCGGACTCCTCCTGCTCGCCCTCCTGGGGGTCGTGCTGGTCGTCGCACCCGTGTGGGTCGTGGCGACGACGGGGGACGCGGTCCGGCACCAGCACTGGGCGCTCACCGCCGTCCTGGTGGCGAGCGCGGTCGCCGGAGTGCTTCTCCTCCTGGTGACCGTCGTGCAGGCTCGGCGGCCGGCTCGGCGCCCGGAGCGGTCGCGATCCCGGCGTGTGCTCCGCGGGATCTCCCTCGGTGCGGGACTGACCGTGCTCGTGGCGCTCGCTGCGGCGGTCGTGTGGCTCAGGCCCTTCCCGGCGACCACCCCGGCGCTCGCGGCCCTCGAGAGCGACGACTCGGTCGAGGTGCTCGACGAGGCAGGATGGATCGCGTTCGTCCCGCGGGACGGGGAGGCGACGACCGGGCTCGTCTACTCGCCGGGGGCTCGGGTGGACGTGCGCGCCACAGCCGCGGTGCTCCGCCCGCTCGCCGAGGCGGGCTACCTGGTCGTGGCGCTCAAGGAACCCCTGGGGATCGCCTTCACGTCTCCGAACCAGTCGGCCTCCGCGATGGCGGCGTTCGACGAGGTCGACACCTGGGCCGTGGGCGGTCACTCCCTGGGTGGCGTCGTCGCCGCGTCGTTCGCCGCCGCGCACGACGACGAGGTCGACGGCCTGCTCCTGCACGCCTCGTACCCGGCCGCCGACATGAGCGCGGCGGACGTCGAGGTGACGTCGGTGTGGGGATCGCGCGACGGCCTGACCACGCCCGACAAGATCGAGGCGTCCCGCGCCGACCTGCCCGTCACGGCCGAGCTCGTCGAGATCCCGGGGGCCGTCCACGCCTTCTTCGCCGACTACGGGGCGCAACCGGGGGACGGTGAACCGACCACGAGCCGGGCCGAGGCCCAGGCGCAGATCGTCGAGGCGTCGATCGGGGCGCTCGACCGACTGGCGGCGTCGAGACCCTGA
- a CDS encoding type II toxin-antitoxin system VapC family toxin — MTRFVVDPGTVLRLVADDSQVSDTHELLAPTLLRSQTLSALHEAVHRGDLSVEVGRERLARVGRLKIRLLGDGVLRRTAWTVADRLGWASTYDAEYVALTQLQGDALVTTDAELARAVRGVIETAPYEALLDAGA; from the coding sequence ATGACCCGGTTCGTCGTCGACCCCGGCACGGTCCTGCGGCTCGTCGCCGACGACTCCCAGGTCTCGGACACGCACGAGCTGCTCGCGCCGACCCTCCTGCGGTCGCAGACGTTGTCCGCTCTGCACGAGGCCGTGCATCGCGGTGACCTGTCGGTCGAGGTCGGACGGGAGCGGCTGGCCCGCGTCGGCCGTCTGAAGATCCGGCTCCTCGGCGACGGCGTGCTGCGCCGCACCGCGTGGACGGTGGCTGATCGGCTCGGCTGGGCCTCGACCTACGACGCCGAGTACGTGGCCCTCACGCAGCTCCAGGGGGATGCCCTCGTCACGACGGACGCCGAGCTCGCTCGCGCGGTCCGCGGCGTGATCGAGACCGCGCCGTACGAGGCGCTGCTCGACGCGGGGGCTTGA
- a CDS encoding SMI1/KNR4 family protein, producing MVLTPDLLARLDAAVALYGAGEPSTRDEIEEAVSGLDVVLDPGYVEVVGRHGGCFVGVPVHGLHNAPLLEGADVAALTRAFRADGWAVADEGLVIGFDGSGNPLVITNDGPVVTFDHDTGERRTLAETFADLLDQNLPDLPPTPPTPPTGPTA from the coding sequence ATGGTGCTGACCCCCGACCTCCTGGCGCGGCTCGACGCCGCGGTGGCCCTCTACGGCGCGGGCGAGCCCTCGACGCGCGACGAGATCGAGGAGGCCGTGAGCGGCCTCGACGTGGTCCTCGACCCTGGGTACGTGGAGGTGGTCGGGCGGCACGGCGGCTGCTTCGTGGGCGTCCCCGTCCACGGGCTGCACAACGCGCCGCTCCTCGAGGGCGCCGACGTCGCGGCCCTCACGCGCGCCTTCCGCGCGGACGGCTGGGCCGTCGCGGACGAAGGGCTCGTGATCGGGTTCGACGGCTCGGGCAATCCCCTCGTGATCACGAACGACGGCCCCGTCGTGACCTTCGACCACGACACGGGCGAGCGGCGCACTCTCGCCGAGACCTTCGCGGACCTGCTCGACCAGAACCTACCCGACCTCCCGCCCACCCCGCCCACCCCGCCGACCGGGCCGACCGCATGA
- a CDS encoding DUF1905 domain-containing protein, with protein sequence MEIEAVGEVWHWRGPAPFHFVTVPDDESARIHEVAALVTYGWGMIPVSARIGGTTWTTSLFAKDGLYVVPLKDAIRAAEGVELGDVVTVLLTLDVTR encoded by the coding sequence ATGGAGATCGAGGCCGTCGGCGAGGTGTGGCACTGGCGGGGGCCCGCGCCCTTCCACTTCGTGACCGTGCCCGACGACGAGAGCGCCCGCATCCACGAGGTCGCGGCTCTCGTGACCTACGGCTGGGGCATGATCCCCGTCTCGGCGCGCATCGGGGGCACGACCTGGACGACGTCGCTCTTCGCGAAGGACGGCCTGTACGTCGTGCCGCTCAAGGACGCGATCCGTGCGGCAGAGGGCGTCGAGCTGGGCGACGTGGTCACGGTGCTCCTGACGCTCGACGTCACGCGGTGA
- a CDS encoding SulP family inorganic anion transporter — translation MSRAGRSVRDLLPSRADVDLRPRTLRADLLAGITVGVVALPLALAFGVSAGVGPGPGLVTAVVAGVVAAVFGGSRVQVSGPTGAMAVVLAPIVAQHGPAAVPLVAILAGVVVLLAGVTRLGRVVTFIPWPVVEGFTAGIAAIIFLQQVPAALGVTGAVGGNPLVVAVDSVVAAVANGPTALWTVGTVALVAVVMLVLPRVAPALPASLVAVVLATVVAQLAGAPVARIGALPDSLPLPTVPPLDAGLLRSLIGPAFAVAALAAIESLLSARVAAAMPSPEPAGRAGRAVPGRGTSGARTPAVPDDASHRYDPDRELVGQGLASIASGVFGGMPATGAIARTAVNVRAGARTRLAAVVHSVVILGVIYLATGPVSAIPLAALAGVLMVTAVRMVSVATLRAVLTSTRADALVLVVTAVVTIAVDLIEAVQIGLLVAAFFALRSVAKAAAVHREPLPGPAVPGDEHIALYRLDGAMFFGAADRIHAQIRDDQDALVVVLRLSHLRLVDATGAHALGELVADLERSGVTVLVKGIQPAHLPVLTRVGVLDELRHEKHLFADLPPAIEHARSHVVRAQAGTAERPTSAAEVPPRDALTA, via the coding sequence GTGAGCCGGGCGGGCCGCTCGGTACGCGACCTGCTCCCCTCGCGCGCCGACGTCGACCTGCGGCCGCGGACGCTGCGCGCCGACCTGCTGGCCGGCATCACGGTCGGCGTGGTCGCCCTGCCGCTCGCCCTCGCTTTCGGTGTGAGTGCCGGGGTCGGGCCCGGTCCCGGCCTCGTGACAGCCGTGGTCGCGGGCGTCGTGGCCGCGGTGTTCGGCGGCTCGCGCGTCCAGGTCAGCGGGCCGACCGGCGCGATGGCCGTCGTCCTCGCCCCGATCGTCGCCCAGCACGGCCCCGCGGCGGTGCCCCTCGTCGCGATCCTCGCGGGCGTCGTCGTGCTGCTGGCCGGGGTGACGCGGCTGGGTCGCGTCGTGACGTTCATCCCGTGGCCCGTGGTCGAGGGGTTCACGGCCGGGATCGCCGCGATCATCTTCCTCCAGCAGGTCCCCGCGGCCTTGGGCGTCACGGGCGCGGTGGGCGGCAACCCGCTGGTGGTCGCCGTCGACTCGGTGGTCGCGGCGGTCGCGAACGGGCCCACGGCGCTGTGGACGGTCGGCACCGTGGCGCTCGTCGCCGTCGTGATGCTGGTGCTGCCGCGCGTGGCTCCTGCGCTGCCCGCCTCGCTCGTCGCGGTCGTGCTCGCGACCGTCGTCGCCCAGCTCGCCGGCGCGCCCGTCGCGCGCATCGGGGCGCTGCCCGACTCCCTGCCCCTGCCGACCGTGCCGCCCCTCGACGCGGGCTTGCTGCGGTCGCTGATCGGCCCTGCGTTCGCCGTCGCTGCCCTTGCCGCGATCGAGTCCCTCCTGTCGGCGCGCGTCGCTGCGGCCATGCCCTCGCCCGAGCCGGCCGGTCGAGCCGGGCGCGCGGTTCCCGGACGCGGCACCTCCGGGGCCCGCACCCCGGCCGTGCCCGACGACGCCTCCCACCGCTACGACCCCGACCGCGAGCTCGTGGGCCAGGGCCTGGCATCGATCGCGAGCGGCGTGTTCGGCGGGATGCCCGCGACGGGCGCGATCGCACGGACCGCGGTCAACGTGCGCGCGGGTGCCCGGACGCGGCTCGCGGCCGTCGTGCACTCGGTCGTCATCCTGGGCGTCATCTACCTGGCGACGGGACCCGTCTCGGCGATCCCGCTCGCGGCGCTGGCCGGTGTCCTGATGGTCACCGCGGTGCGCATGGTCTCGGTCGCGACCCTCCGCGCCGTGCTCACTTCGACCCGGGCGGACGCCCTCGTGCTCGTGGTGACAGCGGTCGTGACGATCGCGGTCGACCTCATCGAGGCCGTGCAGATCGGGCTCCTCGTCGCGGCGTTCTTCGCGCTGCGGTCGGTCGCGAAGGCGGCGGCCGTGCACCGGGAGCCGCTCCCCGGGCCCGCAGTGCCGGGCGACGAGCACATCGCGCTCTACCGGCTCGACGGCGCCATGTTCTTCGGCGCGGCGGACCGCATCCACGCCCAGATCCGCGACGACCAGGACGCCCTGGTCGTCGTCCTGCGGCTCTCGCACCTGCGCCTCGTCGACGCGACGGGCGCCCACGCGCTGGGCGAGCTCGTCGCGGACCTCGAGCGCTCGGGCGTCACGGTCCTGGTCAAGGGCATCCAGCCCGCCCACCTGCCCGTGCTGACACGCGTCGGCGTGCTCGACGAGCTGCGCCACGAGAAGCACCTGTTCGCAGACCTGCCGCCCGCGATCGAGCACGCTCGCTCGCACGTCGTGCGGGCTCAGGCCGGGACCGCGGAGCGGCCCACGAGCGCCGCCGAGGTCCCACCCCGGGACGCCCTCACCGCGTGA
- a CDS encoding ArsR/SmtB family transcription factor — translation MPTTATTAPLYAIKAELFRSLAHPTRIQALEVLSVAPDHEAPVSDLLAATGVEASVLSQHLAVLKRAGVVTSSRTGNTVVYRLSRPLVAELLVVARAFLRETLDASGRQLAAADELPPLQGESERTGQ, via the coding sequence GTGCCCACCACCGCCACCACGGCGCCGCTCTACGCGATCAAGGCCGAGCTGTTCCGCTCCCTCGCGCACCCCACCCGCATCCAGGCGCTCGAGGTGCTCAGCGTCGCACCCGACCACGAGGCCCCCGTGAGCGACCTGCTCGCCGCGACCGGTGTCGAGGCCTCGGTCCTGTCCCAGCACCTCGCCGTGCTCAAGCGGGCCGGCGTCGTGACCTCGTCACGCACGGGCAACACGGTCGTCTACCGGCTGAGCAGGCCGCTCGTCGCCGAGCTGCTCGTCGTGGCGCGCGCGTTCCTGCGCGAGACGCTCGACGCGTCCGGGCGACAGCTCGCCGCTGCGGACGAGCTGCCTCCCCTCCAGGGGGAGAGCGAACGGACCGGGCAGTGA
- a CDS encoding GNAT family N-acetyltransferase: MPILTEPTVPSGRLSAQPMPVLAGDGLTLRPWVRADAPALLVAYQDPAIQLWHARAMVDVAEAETWIDSRAEHWEQEAAGDWAVESCGVVVGRVALHHLDLHEGGGEVGYWVLPAARGRRVAPRAVGLLVAWAFADLGLHRLRLVHSTRNEASCKVALAAGFAPEGTLRESGKHVDGWHDMHLHGRLAG; encoded by the coding sequence GTGCCGATCCTCACCGAGCCCACCGTTCCCTCCGGCCGCCTGAGCGCGCAGCCCATGCCCGTCCTCGCGGGCGACGGTCTGACGCTGCGGCCCTGGGTTCGGGCCGACGCACCGGCCCTGCTCGTCGCCTACCAGGACCCGGCGATCCAGCTCTGGCACGCCCGCGCGATGGTCGACGTCGCCGAGGCGGAGACCTGGATCGACTCGCGGGCCGAGCACTGGGAGCAGGAGGCCGCCGGGGACTGGGCCGTCGAGTCCTGCGGCGTGGTCGTCGGGCGCGTCGCCCTGCACCACCTCGACCTGCACGAGGGCGGGGGAGAGGTCGGGTACTGGGTCCTGCCCGCCGCGCGAGGTCGCCGGGTCGCGCCGCGTGCGGTCGGTCTCCTGGTCGCCTGGGCGTTCGCGGACCTGGGCCTGCACCGTCTGCGGCTCGTGCACTCGACGCGCAACGAGGCGTCGTGCAAGGTCGCGCTCGCGGCGGGGTTCGCGCCCGAGGGCACGCTCCGGGAGAGCGGCAAGCACGTCGACGGTTGGCACGACATGCACCTGCACGGGCGCCTCGCCGGCTGA